GAGAGGGGTCCGATTTGTGTAACAGTGCCCGTGCCGTCAGGGTCGAACGAGCATTCCTGGGCCCTTCGTTCGTACGATTTCCGGTGGCTCGGCGGGGTCGGTGACGAGACGGCCCGGCCGGCCGCTCTCGCGACGCGACGTGGTTCCCTCTCCCGGATCGGCACGGGGGCGGGAGAGCTGAAGGGGTCGGGGGAGTGGTGTGGTGGCCCGCGTCGGGTGAGCCGTGTCTCATCCGTTCGCGGCGCCTTGTCTATGCAACGAGTTGCATAGAAGGATCGGGAGCATGTCGCTCGAACACGCGATCCTCGTCTCCCTGCTGGAGAAACCCGGCTCCGGCTATGAGCTCGCCCGCCGGTTCGAGCGGTCCATCGGGTACTTCTGGACCGCCACCCACCAGCAGATCTACCGCGTCCTCAAGCGTATGGAGGGCGACGGCCTGCTGGAGGCCCGCGAAGTGGCCCAGCAGAGCCGTCCGGACAAGAGGGAGTACTCCGTCGCCGGCCCCGGCCGCGCCGCCCTCTCCCGGTGGCTGCACGAGCCGGTCGAACCGGAGAGCATCCGGCACGAACTCGCCGTGAAGATCCGGGGCGCCGCCTTCGACGACCCGGCGGCGCTGATCTCCGAGGTCGAACGGCACCGCAAGGCGCACGGCGACCGGCTCGCGCACTACCTCTTGGGGGAGCGGCGGGACTTCACCGGCCCGGAGGCACCCGTTCCGCTCGACGCCGGCCAGGAGCTCCAGCACGTCGTGCTGCGCGGCGGCATCGCCTACGAGCGGATGACGATCGCCTGGCTCGACGACGTCCTCGCCACCCTCCACCGGCTCGGGGCCGTGCGCCCGGGCACCTGAACGCGCCGGCCGCGTGACCGTGCGCCGGTCGCGCCGGCACACCCGTGGCCGCCCACCCGTACCCGTTCCGCACCGAACCGCACCGTCGACGTACCGAATCCGACCCTCGACCCCGGAAGGCGTACCCCATGGCCGACCAGCTCCTGTTCAACCCGCGCACCTACGACCCGGCGCACTTCGACCCCGAGACCCGCAGGCTGCTGCGCGCCACGGTGGACTGGTTCGAGGCCCGCGGCAAGCGCAGGCTGATCGAGGACTACCGTTCCCGCGTCTGGCTGGAGGACTTCCTCGCCTTCGCCGCCAAGGAGGGCCTGTTCGCCACCTTCCTCACGCCGGCCCCCGACGCCGGACGGCCGGACCAGCGCTGGGACACCGCCCGTATCGCCGCGCTCAACGAGATCTTCGGGTTCTACGGCCTCGACTACTGGTACGCCTGGCAGGTCACCATCCTCGGCCTCGGGCCGGTGTGGCAGAGCGACAACGCCGCCGCCCGTGCGCGCGCGGCCGAACTGCTCTCCCAGGGCGAGGTGTTCGCCTTCGGACTGTCCGAGAGGAGCCACGGCGCCGACATCTACTCCACCGACATGCTGCTGGAGCCCGACGGCGACGGCGGCTTCCGGGCGACCGGTTCCAAGTACTACATCGGCAACGGCAACGCAGCCGGGCTCGTCTCCGTGTTCGGCCGTCGCACCGACGTCGAGGGCCCGGACGGCTACGTCTTCTTCGCGGCCGACAGCCGCCACCCGGCCTACCGCCTGGTGAAGAACGTCGTCGACTCCTCCAAGTACGTCAGCGAGTTCCGCCTCGAGGACTACCCGGTGGCGGCCGAGGACGTCCTCCACACCGGTCGCGCGGCCTTCGACGCCGCCCTCAACACCGTCAACGTCGGCAAGTTCAACCTCTGCACCGCCTCGATCGGCATCTGCGAGCACGCGATGTACGAGGCCGTCACCCACGCCCACAACCGCATCCTGTACGGCCGTCCCGTCACCGCCTTCCCGCACGTGCGGCGCGAGCTGGCCGATG
The genomic region above belongs to Streptomyces marianii and contains:
- a CDS encoding PadR family transcriptional regulator is translated as MSLEHAILVSLLEKPGSGYELARRFERSIGYFWTATHQQIYRVLKRMEGDGLLEAREVAQQSRPDKREYSVAGPGRAALSRWLHEPVEPESIRHELAVKIRGAAFDDPAALISEVERHRKAHGDRLAHYLLGERRDFTGPEAPVPLDAGQELQHVVLRGGIAYERMTIAWLDDVLATLHRLGAVRPGT
- a CDS encoding acyl-CoA dehydrogenase family protein, which produces MADQLLFNPRTYDPAHFDPETRRLLRATVDWFEARGKRRLIEDYRSRVWLEDFLAFAAKEGLFATFLTPAPDAGRPDQRWDTARIAALNEIFGFYGLDYWYAWQVTILGLGPVWQSDNAAARARAAELLSQGEVFAFGLSERSHGADIYSTDMLLEPDGDGGFRATGSKYYIGNGNAAGLVSVFGRRTDVEGPDGYVFFAADSRHPAYRLVKNVVDSSKYVSEFRLEDYPVAAEDVLHTGRAAFDAALNTVNVGKFNLCTASIGICEHAMYEAVTHAHNRILYGRPVTAFPHVRRELADAYVRLVGMKLFSDRAVDYFRSAGPDDRRYLLFNPMTKMKVTTEGEKVIDLMWDVIAAKGFEKDNYFAQAAVEIRGLPKLEGTVHVNLALILKFMRNHLLDPVAYPEVPTRLDAADDGFLFRQGPARGLGSIRFHDWRTAFDAYAGVPNVARFREQADALCEFVTTAAPDEAQSRDLDLLLAVGQLFALVVHGQLILEQAGLTGLDEDVLDELFSVLVRDFSGWAVELHGKDSADERQQSWALGAVRRPVVDEARSARVWERVEALSGAYEMAP